One Elgaria multicarinata webbii isolate HBS135686 ecotype San Diego chromosome 6, rElgMul1.1.pri, whole genome shotgun sequence DNA segment encodes these proteins:
- the LOC134400296 gene encoding small ribosomal subunit protein uS9-like — protein sequence MPAKGPLQSVQVFGRKKTATAVAHCKRGNGLIKVNGRPLEMIEPRTLQYKLLEPVLLLGKERFAGVDIRVHVKGGGHVAQIYGIRQSISKALVAYYQKYVDETSKKEIKDILIQYDRTLLVADPRHCESKKFGGRGARARYQKSYR from the coding sequence ATGCCGGCTAAGGGACCCCTCCAGAGCGTCCAGGTTTTTGGCAGGAAGAAAACTGCTACTGCAGTTGCTCACTGCAAAAGAGGAAATGGcctcattaaagtcaatggaagaCCCCTGGAAATGATAGAGCCCAGAACTCTCCAGTACAAACTGCTTGAACCAGTTCTCCTTTTGGGCAAAGAGCGCTTTGCAGGAGTTGACATCAGAGTCCATGTGAAGGGTGGTGGTCATGTAGCACAGATATACGGAATTCGTCAGTCTATTTCGAAAGCATTGGTGGCTTACTACCAGAAATATGTTGATGAAACTTCCAAGAAGGAGATAAAGGATATCCTCATCCAGTATGATCGGACCCTTTTGGTTGCTGATCCTCGTCATTGTGAGTCCAAGAAGTTTGGTGGACGTGGTGCTCGCGCACGTTACCAGAAGTCTTACCGTTAA